In Fragaria vesca subsp. vesca linkage group LG5, FraVesHawaii_1.0, whole genome shotgun sequence, the genomic stretch GTTTATTTGTTCAATCTGGTGTTACTAAGTGACTTGAACATTTTTGTGCAATCTGCTCTTTAGAATTTCCGAAAATGTGTATCATAAAGAACTGAAACTAGATTGTTAAAGAGGTAAACTCACTTTGGACGTCTATCAATTAGCTTAGTCTGATCTCACGTATAAATTATTTTAACCGAGTTACAATACAGTGAGGTGAGGTACCACCGTCCTCAGAGTGCTGGTCTCCAAGACAATCAACCCTTATGAGTCATGACCCGTACAATCTCGATCAAATTTTTGGAGGGTGACTATACCAAATGCACTAGCTTTACTGTATTTTTTGGTTGGAAAAGAAAGAAAGCAAGAACCACACACAAGACTGACAAGAGCAACACACAGCAAAGACATCCTGATCATATTTTATAAACCTCACTACTGCGCTGCAGGCCTGCTGCTATAGTATTTTGCCCCAAAAGAATAAATCTTTAATGAGATCTTTAATGAGGAAAAGATGAGAGAGAAACACCCGTTTGGGAAAGGAAGAGAAACACCCTAGAGAGAGAAAGAAAGAGAAAGAGTGAGTGATGAAAGGAGGAGGAGAAAGTAGGGGTGAAGAAGCAGAAAAGGAGGAAAATTTGGGTTTGGGGGAAAAGTTGGCAAGAAGGAGAAGGGTATTGATTAGAAAAAGCAGCAGAGGTGGCCCATCCACTCCAGTGTTGTCCTCATGGAGTCTCTACCCTTTTGGCCAGGAACAACAACACCAACCCATCATTGAAGACGCTCTCTTAACTGCTGCTACTGATCACACTTGTGTCTCTGCTAGAAAGCTGGGAGCTGCTCTTTGGGAGTTTCAGAACTACTTCCCACTCTCAAAGATGCACAGAGGCAATGGTGTTCCTCCACCGCCTAGGCAGCAGCGCCGCCACCACCACCTCGGCAAGGACAAGGGCACTCTTGACCTTTCCAACTTTTTGGCTGATAATTGTCCCAGTTCTCCTGACCAGGTACTGTTTTTGTGTTCTTCCCCATGTTTTTGGGTGTTGATGGATTTTTCCCTTGTTGGGTTCCTGCAATTTTATGTTGGGTCTCTTTCACTATGTTCTTTGCTCTTTGTTTTCTTCTTATTTTTATATATTTATTTTTCTTTGCTCTGTTTGTTAAATTGAAACATGATTATGTGAATCAATCATAGTTATGTTGATGGGTACATACTGTTTCTGTTTTCTGCTTCTCTGTTTGGATTCATTGATGGAGCTTTCAGAGTTTCAGGATATATAATTGGTCTATATATTGTACATTTATTACTATTATTTCTTTGGTTATTCTTAATCCTAATAAAGATGCATTCTTCAGTTCAAAGTTGTAGGTTTTCTCATTTATAGTCAACCATCAATACCACAGATGCCATCAGTTTTCATTTGATTTCCTCATTTGATTTTCAGAGAGTTTAATCTTATCTGCTAAACTCAGAGAAGTTAGGCTGTTGTCCTGCTAATTACTTTCAACACCATGCCAAATTTAAATTTGATAAATATAAGTTTTCTGGAGCAGAATCAATCCGCTGGGCTTTGTATGAGGAAGTATGAACTTTCTAGATGCTGATCACATCACATTAGCATATAAGAGGTGTTTACTGAATTGTGGATATTGTATAAAACTATGTCTTATCAGATATTTATTGAACTCTGCATTGTAATTTCGTATTCTGGAGGCTGGAAGACCACTGTCTTTGCTCCATCCTTAGCAACAATATATAGGGAAGATAATAGTGTAGCATATCTGTCCTCTGCAATTGAATTTTTTTCTTCCACATATGACAGCCAGCAAGTGCAAGCAGTTTAACGAGGCATATAGCTGCGTCACTGATGCAACATCACCGATCAATTGGAAGGAATAACAATCACCTTTTACAACCTGTATCTCCTGCAAGCTATGGTAGTTCAATGGAGGTACGCATCTATTTCCACATAGTCAAATGTTTTTTGTCCTTTGTTTCGATTTGAGATGTAATGTGAGATCAGAAGTGTAGGTGACAGTGTAATGCAGTTTCATTTCTTCTTCACAATGATGCCATTTATGGAGTTATATATGTGTGGCAATAAGGCTTAATCGTATCTGGCTCAGTATGATAGTGTGAGTGGATACTAACATAATCAGATGAGGCCTGTGACCAAATTGACTAATCTGTACCTTTTAATCCTTTATTGAAGGACTTTGCAACTACTAATATATTACATCCTACTGATCCTAGTCTTATACACTTGGGAAATATAACATTTTGTGAGCACAAGCTGTAATCATGGTCTGGCATTGTAATGTAGTCATTCACGATTATGATGAGTATTCCATGACATATTTTCAACTACTTCCAAAATGCGTTAGATGCATCTTATACCAATCACTAGCCTTTAAACTTTGTACTATATGTGAAGCATATGCTCAGCTAATTAAAATGCAATCTTAAGTTCAGTGCCTCAATCTATAAGAAGTCTTTCCAATCTTTAAACCTTTTTCATATTCATTACCTCTTTTCAGGTGGCACCTTATAACCCTGCAGTTACTCCCACCAGTTCTTTAGACTTTAAGGGAAGAATTGGTGAGTCCCATTATAATCTCAAAACATCAACAGAATTGCTGAAAGTCTTGAACCGGATTTGGAGTTTGGAGGAACAGCATACATCCAATATAGCACTGATAAAAGCACTGAAAGCAGAGTTGGATCATGCCCGTGTCAAGATCAAAGATTTGGTTCGGGTACGACAAGCTGATAGACATGAGCTAGACAATTTGATGAAGCAAATTGGAGAAGATAAACTAGTTAGGAAGAGCAAAGAACAGGATCGGATTCATGCTGCAGTTCGGTCTGTGAGGGATGAACTAGAAGATGAGAGAAGGTTAAGAAAACGATCAGAAAGCCTACACAGAAAGTTAGCGCGAGACCTCTCTGAGGTGAAATCTTCTCTTTCCAATTCCCTGAGAGAGCTTGAAAGTGAGAGGAAATCGAGGAAGTTGTTGGAAGACCTATGTGATGAGTTTGCTAAAGGCATAAAAGACTATGAACAAGAGGTGCATTTTTTGAAACAGAAATCTGACAAGGATCGGACTGGAAACTCTGACCGTGATCGGTTGATTCTGCATGTATCTGAATCATGGCTGGATGAACGGATGCAGATGCAGCTAGAACAAACTGAGTGTGGTCTTCCAGAGAGGAATTCAGTAGTGGACAAACTAAGCCTTGAAATAGAGACTTTCCTTCGAGCTAAACATATGAATAACACTCTTAAGAATACTGAAAGTCTGTTGCCAAGGGATCGTCGAAAGAATTCAATGGAATCTTTTCCGATTAATGAGGTTGTGAGTGCCCCTCAAGATGCAGGTGATGAAGAAGATTCTTTAGGCAGTGACTCACATTGTTTCGAGCTCAATAAACCGAGCAACAGTGACTTCAAATTGCAAGTGGAGGAAGCTGTAGAGAATGGTATTGATGAAAAGGTGAAGTCAGATCACTCGAAGAAAAAACCTGCCTCTTCTGACAGAGTAAGAAGCCGCACTCCATCTAGCTTGCAAGTTAAGTTTGAAGAACAGATGGCTTGGGCCTTGTCATCTAGTGAAAATATGAAATCCCAAGTGGTAAATTCAGAGCAGGGGAAAGCTGAAGAAGTGAAGCAAACTGAAATAAGCATGTCTCAAAAATCTGAACATTGTGAAGCCACAGAAGATGAAACTTACAAAAAGGGCAATAAACAAGATGAAAGACATGGTTCTAATCCGAATTACATGGCTGAAAACCATATCAGAAATCAACTTCTGATATCAGATGGTGGGCATGTACTTCCTGAAAATAATTTGAACGAGGCTTCTTGCAGTAATACTGGATGGAGGAATCAGGCAAGTCCAGTACGACAATGGATGGCAAAACTAACCTCACCAGCTCTCGACATATCTGATTCTTCTTCCAAGTTGCCTCTGCGGAAAAGGGAAAATACCTTGAAGGCAAAGCTCCTTGAAGCAAGGTCTAAAGGACAACGTTCAACACGAACAAAAGCTTTCAAAAGTACCTCTTAAGCTTCTTTGAAACTGTAAGCATTAACGCCACTCTGAAAGGGCCCTGCTGGTTGGTGATTGTTGCTTATTGTGGATATTGACATGGTATTCTCTGAAAATGCACATCTCTGTCTCTCTGGTGAGTTCAAAAGAGAAGCTGTAATCTGTAATTCTGTATACCAGTGTAATGTTATATATTGCTACAAAGCCTACAGAAATCATAAGAAGTTGAAGAACAACAGTTTTGGGTTATGATTTCTGAGATGTAAATGCAAACTTAGTTCCACATAGATTTGCGACAACCTTAAGATGGATTTATGTTTTGTCACATACTCACCTTCACATCAGCTTAATATTATTTAACTAATTTCACTTTTATTTTCCAATGGAGTTCCTCCTTAGAGCTACTGATAAGTGATAACACATTTTGGAATGTGCCACATTATTGCATTGTCTTCAAAAAATTAAAAGAGTACATTACAAGAAGAATAGGAACATATCTGTATGCATAGGAATAATTTTGTTTTGAAAAGCAAATGCAAAGAAAAAATTGGTGATACACTTCATATATGAAATTGGTGTATTATCACAATTCGTGAGATCAAATTTCGACCTCAAAGTATAGAAACTCGAGCATTTCAGTTGGTAATATATCACATCACATCATATGAATTCTATTGATAAACCATGACTTGTTTATTCTAGCGTTACATGTTATTGTAAT encodes the following:
- the LOC101300054 gene encoding uncharacterized protein At5g41620-like produces the protein MKGGGESRGEEAEKEENLGLGEKLARRRRVLIRKSSRGGPSTPVLSSWSLYPFGQEQQHQPIIEDALLTAATDHTCVSARKLGAALWEFQNYFPLSKMHRGNGVPPPPRQQRRHHHLGKDKGTLDLSNFLADNCPSSPDQPASASSLTRHIAASLMQHHRSIGRNNNHLLQPVSPASYGSSMEVAPYNPAVTPTSSLDFKGRIGESHYNLKTSTELLKVLNRIWSLEEQHTSNIALIKALKAELDHARVKIKDLVRVRQADRHELDNLMKQIGEDKLVRKSKEQDRIHAAVRSVRDELEDERRLRKRSESLHRKLARDLSEVKSSLSNSLRELESERKSRKLLEDLCDEFAKGIKDYEQEVHFLKQKSDKDRTGNSDRDRLILHVSESWLDERMQMQLEQTECGLPERNSVVDKLSLEIETFLRAKHMNNTLKNTESLLPRDRRKNSMESFPINEVVSAPQDAGDEEDSLGSDSHCFELNKPSNSDFKLQVEEAVENGIDEKVKSDHSKKKPASSDRVRSRTPSSLQVKFEEQMAWALSSSENMKSQVVNSEQGKAEEVKQTEISMSQKSEHCEATEDETYKKGNKQDERHGSNPNYMAENHIRNQLLISDGGHVLPENNLNEASCSNTGWRNQASPVRQWMAKLTSPALDISDSSSKLPLRKRENTLKAKLLEARSKGQRSTRTKAFKSTS